From the Cryptomeria japonica chromosome 2, Sugi_1.0, whole genome shotgun sequence genome, one window contains:
- the LOC131047421 gene encoding KH domain-containing protein HEN4 codes for MEGGKYNSGKRGRHADDGNGRNKRRNFDGERGSAPAMPGVNDTVYRILCPGNKIGSVIGKGGDIIKSLREETHAKIKIADSIPGVDERVIIIFSAPKDDRNKNNDDKDNGEENDDVGKDGSDREPLCPAQHALFRVYERIIEEERGGGSDYEDDEKDRSHNVGARLLVPNNQIGCLIGKAGKIISKMRSDTGAQIRIMSKEQLPPCAMDTDELVQISGDPSAVKKALYEISARLHENPSKQRLEFNNPSRAAYASGGSLFSSVNLLPQGNPLWSNQNAGAPVVGLGASMPLFGGYGSETGSAWQITPSGFPAVAGFGGPSHGEGGQGQDVILRILCPNDRVGGVIGKSGSTINQIRQDSGANIKISDTMPESEETEIVVSASEFGDNLASPVIEAALILQVRTTSRSDAEGHITTRLLVPSNQIGCLIGKGGNIISEMRRATRADIRVLPKENLPKCASQNDELVQIAGETNFARDALVQIASRLRAKAFQDTNGAGKGSTGAPLPKYALTNPDVVPMASHYSGRQERVSPGGMYPSSGFGYQGTGGRMSSASYFGSMQSGGSGYDPIQGYSSSHANDVGYSGGFMKNVSTSTVEVTIPKDSVGSVLGKRGSNMQHIREISGAKVKLHDSRSGASDRVIEISGTPEQTHAAKSLLQAFLATGGQSQPVRGASRAY; via the exons ATGGAGGGAGGCAAGTATAATTCTGGGAAGCGAGGCCGTCATGCAGATGATGGAAATGGAAGGAACAAGAGAAGAAATTTCGATGGTGAGCGGGGATCTGCACCTGCAATGCCTGGAGTCAATGATACAGTTTACAGGATACTTTGTCCTGGGAATAAAATAGGCAGTGTTATAGGAAAAGGTGGAGATATTATTAAATCTTTGAGAGAAGAAACCCATGCTAAGATTAAGATTGCTGACTCTATTCCTGGGGTAGATGAGAGGGTGATTATTATTTTCAGTGCACCAAAGGATGACCGCAATAAGAACAATGATGATAAGGACAATGGTGAGGAGAATGACGATGTGGGTAAGGATGGAAGTGACAGAGAGCCTTTGTGCCCTGCCCAGCATGCGCTTTTCAGAGTATACGAAAGAATTATAGAGGAAGAACGTGGTGGGGGatcagattatgaagatgatgaaaaagataggTCTCACAATGTTGGAGCTCGTTTGCTTGTTCCCAACAACCAAATTGGGTGCTTGATTGGGAAGGCTGGAAAGATTATCTCCAAAATGAGGAGTGATACAGGTGCACAAATTCGTATTATGTCCAAGGAACAGCTGCCTCCATGTGCTATGGATACAGATGAACTTGTTCAA ATATCCGGAGATCCTTCTGCggtgaagaaagcattatatgaaaTTTCAGCTCGGTTACATGAGAATCCATCAAAACAGCGCCTGGAATTTAACAATCCTTCACGAGCtgcttatgcatctggtggttctCTATTTTCTTCAGTAAATCTTCTTCCCCAAGGGAACCCTCTATGGTCAAATCAGAATGCTGGTGCTCCAGTTGTTGGCCTTGGAGCATCTATGCCATTGTTTGGAGGATATGGAAGTGAAACAGGATCTGCATGGCAAATAACTCCATCTGGTTTTCCTGCAGTAGCAGGTTTTGGTGGACCCTCCCATGGGGAGGGTGGTCAGGGACAGGATGTTATTCTTAGAATATTGTGTCCAAATGACAGGGTTGGTGGAGTAATTGGCAAGAGTGGAAGCACAATCAACCAAATAAGACAAGACTCAGGAGCAAACATTAAAATATCAGATACAATGCCAGAATCTGAAGAAACTGAAATTGTAGTCTCAGCCTCTGAG TTTGGTGACAACCTGGCATCACCTGTTATCGAGGCTGCTCTTATTCTGCAAGTAAGGACTACTAGTAGATCTGATGCTGAAGGTCATATTACAACAAGGCTTTTGGTTCCATCAAATCAGATTGGCTGTCTTATTGGGAAGGGTGGTAACATAATATCTGAGATGCGTCGGGCAACCCGGGCTGACATTCGTGTATTGCCTAAGGAGAATTTACCAAAGTGTGCTTCTCAGAATGATGAACTTGTGCAG ATTGCAGGAGAAACCAACTTTGCTAGAGATGCTCTTGTACAAATTGCATCTAGGCTAAGGGCTAAAGCTTTTCAGGATACAAATGGTGCTGGGAAAGGTTCCACTGGTGCGCCTCTACCTAAATATGCACTTACAAATCCAGATGTTGTTCCCATGGCATCACATTATTCAGGAAGACAAGAGAGAGTATCACCAGGGGGGATGTATCCTTCATCTGGTTTTGGGTATCAAGGAACTGGGGGGAGGATGTCTTCTGCAAGTTATTTTGGAAGTATGCAG AGCGGAGGAAGTGGATATGACCCTATTCAAGGATATTCATCAAGTCATGCGAATGATGTTGG GTATTCTGGTGGGTTTATGAAAAATGTCTCAACATCAACTGTGGAGGTTACCATACCAAAAGATTCAGTTGGGTCAGTACTCGGGAAGAGAGGAAGTAACATGCAACATATTCGTGAG ATATCTGGGGCAAAAGTAAAATTGCATGATTCTCGATCAGGTGCTTCAGACCGTGTCATTGAAATATCAGGGACACCTGAGCAAACGCATGCAGCTAAAAGCTTACTTCAAGCCTTTCTTGCAACTGGTGGTCAAAGCCAACCAGTGCGTGGTGCTTCTAGGGCATATTGA